CCCGAAGAATGAGTAGGGCAAGTAATGTGGTAGGCGTCACGCTTGCTTGGCGCGTCATGAAATCAACACCCTACGAGCCGACAAACATACCACCAACCTACCGCAGGGCAAGTGATGTGGTAGGCGTCATGCTTGCTTGGCGCGTCATGAAATCAACACCCTTCGAGCAGACAAACATATCACCAACATACCCCACCGCTCGGCTAAAAACTGACAGCTGAAGGCTGACAGCTATAAAAAAAGCCACTCATAAATGAAGTGGCTTTGGTTGAGTCGATTTTTTACTTATAACTTAATTTGGTTCACGCAGATGGAACACTTGGCACTTGTTACCTAAATCAGGTTGTTGTGCGAAGTTAGTGTTTTCAGCTAAACCACAGTCACTTAAACCAAGCGCTTGTTTTGTGTAGCGGTTGATCAGCATCACACCACCACCTTCTACTGGAGCAATGCGCCACTGTGCTGTTTTCGCTGCACAAGAAGCCATTTCTACGTTGGCACCTGGTACTAAGGCGTTATCAGCTACCGCAGCACAGAACTCGCTGTCAGCGCTTTGCTTAAGGCTTACATAGCCAGTATCTGTTGGTGCGAAGAACCATTGTTGTGCATCTTTATGCGTGTAAGCTTGTTGCTCAACATTGGTACCCGCTTTAACCGAATCTGCCACGCTAAGTGCTTTACCACTTTGTTGGCTTAATACTACAACACTACCCATAGGGCGTAATTGCCAGTCGCCACATGCTGTTGCGTCGCTTTGCTGTAGAACCGCTTGGTTTTGTGCAGCAGAACAGCCTGCAACCGCTAAAGGCTTGCCTGTGTAACGGTTTGTGATAGATACATTACCATCTGTGCTTGGTGCTACTTTCCATTGCTGGCAGAAGTTATTACGCCATGCTGCAGATTGTACTTTAGCGTTATCTGCGTCATTACAGCTTTCAAGCTCTAAGAACTTGCTGTCTTCACGGTTAGCTAAACGAACAAAACCATCTGTTGTCGCATCAATAACCCATTGACCATTGGTGCTTGCACACTGACGCTGTACAGCACGTGCATCTTGTGGATCAGCTGCAATGTCTAAACATAAGCCACTTGTTGCATTCACTAATTGGTAGCGCTGACCTTGTACTCGCGTTACTAGTGGACCGTATTCACCTGATGGCGGTGCTACTTCAACGCCTGGTGTTAATGGTTTACCAAAGCTTGGCGTGCCATCGTCGTTCCAAGTAAATTTTTGCGCACGTAATGAACGAGTCGCACTACAACCGTGCTCTACCGAATCATTACCGTGATAAACTAACCAGTCTTCTGTACCGTCTGGCGATGTGAAAAAGCCGTTGTGACCTGGGCCAAACACTTCTTCTGTACGCTCAAATACTGGCTTGTCGTATTTTTTCCAGCTGCTCGCTTTAAGCGGATCGTCACCAACAAGCTCAAGCATACCTAGTTTGTAATCAGGAGTATTACAGAAGCTTGCTGAGTACGTCATAAACGTACGACCATTGTGCTGTAAAATTTCAGCACCTTCAGTTACTTTACGACCACTGATTTCCCAATCTAGCTCAGGACGCGTGATCACCGTATGCGGTGAGTTCTCTTTCAGTGTCCACGGATCTTCCATTTCAGCGATAATGTTTAATTGCTGATCGCCTTGCCATTGTGAGTAGATCACATATAGCTTGTCTTTGTATGTTAAGTAGTTACCGTCGATGTTCCATACGTTAGGCATTAATGCGCCCTTGTATTCGTATGGACCCATAGGATCATCACCGGCACTTTCTAATACATTTAAGTGTTGGTTATCTAAAGTGCCATCAGTACCGGCTGTGTACATCATGTACCAACGGTAGCCGTTTGGTCCTTTTAGGCGGTGGAACTCAAACGCCCAAAAATTACAACAGCGCTCAG
Above is a window of Pseudoalteromonas shioyasakiensis DNA encoding:
- a CDS encoding RICIN domain-containing protein; this encodes MKTTKLKSAMQKAGLASVFALSFGALTGCQTTAEDNTAKKTDVAATEKAPIQDNGIFTNPLFPNGADPWLEYWDGNYYLTTTTWTSELVMRKSPTLAGLADATPVNVWSDSNPERCCNFWAFEFHRLKGPNGYRWYMMYTAGTDGTLDNQHLNVLESAGDDPMGPYEYKGALMPNVWNIDGNYLTYKDKLYVIYSQWQGDQQLNIIAEMEDPWTLKENSPHTVITRPELDWEISGRKVTEGAEILQHNGRTFMTYSASFCNTPDYKLGMLELVGDDPLKASSWKKYDKPVFERTEEVFGPGHNGFFTSPDGTEDWLVYHGNDSVEHGCSATRSLRAQKFTWNDDGTPSFGKPLTPGVEVAPPSGEYGPLVTRVQGQRYQLVNATSGLCLDIAADPQDARAVQRQCASTNGQWVIDATTDGFVRLANREDSKFLELESCNDADNAKVQSAAWRNNFCQQWKVAPSTDGNVSITNRYTGKPLAVAGCSAAQNQAVLQQSDATACGDWQLRPMGSVVVLSQQSGKALSVADSVKAGTNVEQQAYTHKDAQQWFFAPTDTGYVSLKQSADSEFCAAVADNALVPGANVEMASCAAKTAQWRIAPVEGGGVMLINRYTKQALGLSDCGLAENTNFAQQPDLGNKCQVFHLREPN